A section of the Hippea sp. KM1 genome encodes:
- a CDS encoding MFS transporter has translation MVNVFSSNRYFLRYFLSRFVSRIGDGIHSLVLLWISYKWSHSGLVVALVMVSFSLPAVLVFPFAGSLADRKNRARIMVATDIIQSACTFALAFLAYYHKLNLFYLMFFTSIMSVASAYFMPASMSIIPQIVKKENITQANGIVQTTSSFSIVLGPIIGAGLIASIGVPLAFLSNSFSFLLSAFFLWGIKLKKMETTAVKLSFFETIKDGFRTIKSQPIASKLLDKTAVINFFFAAITIVIPIFAGKIYHMDSKGIAAMMASYGFGMFSSSIILSSIKIKAHPRDVIVFSIFLVGLMFVIFGEIHYFYITLLSLFFIGFFLNAANVHLLSLYQTRLPANLLGRIMSFLSAISMSLSPLSYALTGVFIDLVGLRWVLLLSGVFIGINAVRIGFIKELKEA, from the coding sequence GTGGTAAATGTATTTAGTTCCAACCGTTATTTTTTGAGATACTTCCTATCCCGCTTTGTATCCCGCATCGGCGACGGCATTCATTCGCTTGTGCTTTTGTGGATAAGCTACAAATGGAGCCATTCGGGTCTTGTTGTCGCCCTTGTTATGGTATCGTTCAGCCTGCCTGCTGTTTTGGTCTTTCCATTTGCAGGCTCTTTAGCCGATAGGAAAAACCGCGCAAGGATAATGGTTGCAACAGACATTATTCAGTCAGCCTGCACATTTGCTTTGGCATTTCTTGCCTATTATCACAAACTAAATCTGTTTTACCTTATGTTTTTTACATCGATTATGTCTGTGGCGAGTGCCTATTTTATGCCGGCATCGATGTCCATAATACCCCAGATTGTAAAAAAAGAAAACATAACTCAGGCAAACGGCATAGTCCAAACCACATCAAGCTTCAGTATTGTTTTAGGGCCTATAATAGGCGCAGGGCTGATTGCATCAATCGGCGTTCCGCTTGCATTTTTATCAAACAGCTTTTCCTTTTTGCTTTCGGCTTTTTTCTTGTGGGGCATAAAACTAAAAAAAATGGAAACCACAGCTGTGAAACTATCCTTTTTTGAAACAATTAAGGACGGTTTTAGAACGATAAAAAGCCAGCCGATAGCATCAAAACTATTGGATAAAACAGCCGTTATAAACTTCTTCTTTGCCGCAATAACGATTGTCATACCAATATTTGCAGGCAAAATCTATCACATGGATTCAAAAGGCATAGCAGCCATGATGGCATCCTACGGTTTCGGTATGTTTAGCTCATCCATAATTTTAAGTTCAATAAAAATAAAAGCCCACCCGAGGGATGTTATTGTCTTTTCGATTTTTTTGGTTGGGTTGATGTTTGTAATATTCGGCGAGATTCACTATTTTTACATAACGCTTTTAAGCCTGTTTTTTATAGGATTTTTCTTAAACGCTGCTAATGTGCACCTGTTGTCTTTGTATCAAACAAGACTGCCTGCCAACCTGCTTGGCAGGATTATGTCGTTTTTGAGCGCCATCTCTATGTCTCTATCGCCGTTGAGCTATGCTCTAACCGGTGTCTTTATAGACCTTGTGGGTCTTAGGTGGGTTTTGCTCCTAAGCGGTGTCTTTATTGGCATAAACGCCGTAAGGATAGGCTTTATAAAAGAGCTGAAGGAGGCTTGA
- the rhuM gene encoding virulence protein RhuM/Fic/DOC family protein codes for MSYENELVIFEDKDKKIEVQLKEETIWLSLNQIAYLFDVQKAAISKHIRNIFKSGELEPDSTVSKMETVQNEGTRKVKRQITYYNLDVIIAVGYRVNSKKATQFRIWATNVLKNYLIKGYAINEKRLTKEKLKELESTIKFIKDNINTPSLTAKEAKGLLEIIEKYALVWKWIEEYDTGKIETKITRKERKKISYEEAKSAVKELKEYLIKRNEASEIFGIERDRGLFKSALNTIYQSFGGKELYPSFEEKASNLLYLIIKNHPFVDGNKRIGALLFLQFLYENLSQEELFTKFNSNTLTAICYLVAASPPEQKEQLVKLIMNFISFEG; via the coding sequence ATGAGTTATGAAAATGAATTGGTTATTTTTGAAGATAAGGATAAAAAGATTGAAGTTCAGCTGAAAGAGGAGACGATTTGGCTGAGTCTTAATCAAATTGCTTACTTGTTTGATGTTCAAAAAGCAGCGATATCAAAACATATTAGAAATATTTTTAAATCAGGAGAGTTAGAACCTGATTCAACTGTTTCCAAAATGGAAACAGTTCAAAATGAAGGTACACGAAAAGTAAAAAGACAAATTACTTATTATAACCTTGATGTAATCATAGCTGTCGGTTACCGCGTTAATTCTAAAAAAGCAACTCAGTTTAGAATCTGGGCAACTAATGTTTTGAAAAATTACTTAATAAAAGGGTATGCAATAAATGAAAAAAGGCTTACCAAAGAAAAATTAAAAGAACTTGAGAGTACAATAAAGTTTATAAAAGATAATATAAACACACCTTCCCTTACTGCAAAAGAAGCAAAAGGTTTGCTTGAAATTATAGAAAAATATGCTTTAGTCTGGAAATGGATTGAAGAATATGACACAGGAAAGATTGAGACTAAAATCACAAGAAAAGAGAGAAAAAAGATAAGTTATGAGGAAGCAAAATCCGCAGTAAAAGAGCTAAAAGAATATCTTATAAAAAGAAATGAAGCTTCGGAAATTTTTGGAATAGAAAGAGACAGAGGACTTTTTAAAAGCGCACTAAACACAATTTACCAGAGTTTTGGTGGTAAAGAGCTCTATCCTTCTTTTGAAGAAAAGGCGTCAAATCTGCTTTATTTAATAATAAAAAATCATCCATTTGTTGATGGAAACAAAAGAATTGGAGCGCTTCTATTTTTACAATTTTTATATGAGAACCTATCCCAAGAAGAACTTTTCACCAAATTTAACAGCAATACTTTGACAGCTATTTGCTATCTTGTAGCGGCAAGTCCGCCAGAGCAGAAAGAACAGTTAGTAAAATTGATAATGAATTTTATATCTTTTGAAGGATAA
- a CDS encoding IS256 family transposase, with protein sequence MNLKIPRDREGRFRTKLIEPYKRRDMDLEDLILGMFASGMSLRSVSQALESIFELKYSPSTISQISQITEEEINSWKKRKLKKRYTLIMLDGMWLSVRRNTTAKEVVLFVLGIDENGYREILDFEVNPSEGVESYSEIIRRLYERGVREVLLFVADGVVGLEERIKEYFPKADFQSCIVHKIRNTLSKVRAKDRKEIADDLKRIYQVSNKKEALKGFEIFKKKWSSKYPNVVKSWERELYKLLAFLKYPEPIQRVVYTTNLIERTIKPPFRTQTSILTKPKCTVNAQSEK encoded by the coding sequence TTGAATTTAAAGATTCCAAGGGACAGAGAGGGGAGATTCAGAACAAAGCTTATAGAACCATACAAAAGAAGGGATATGGATCTTGAGGATCTAATCTTAGGGATGTTTGCCTCTGGAATGAGCTTAAGATCTGTATCACAAGCCTTGGAGAGTATATTTGAACTAAAGTACTCACCTTCAACAATAAGCCAGATATCCCAGATTACCGAAGAGGAGATAAACAGTTGGAAAAAGAGGAAACTAAAGAAAAGATACACACTGATAATGCTCGATGGCATGTGGCTATCTGTCAGGAGGAATACTACAGCAAAAGAGGTCGTCCTTTTCGTTTTAGGGATAGATGAAAACGGCTACAGAGAGATACTTGACTTTGAGGTCAACCCCTCTGAGGGAGTAGAAAGCTATTCTGAGATAATAAGAAGACTGTATGAGAGGGGAGTAAGAGAGGTTCTCCTCTTTGTGGCAGATGGCGTTGTTGGCCTTGAGGAGAGGATAAAGGAGTACTTTCCAAAAGCAGATTTTCAATCATGCATAGTTCACAAAATCAGGAACACTTTAAGCAAAGTAAGAGCCAAAGACAGGAAAGAGATAGCAGATGACCTAAAAAGGATATATCAGGTTTCAAACAAAAAAGAGGCTTTAAAAGGATTTGAGATATTCAAGAAGAAGTGGAGCTCCAAATACCCCAATGTAGTCAAATCTTGGGAGAGGGAGCTTTATAAACTCCTTGCATTTCTTAAGTATCCTGAGCCTATCCAGAGGGTTGTATATACGACAAATTTAATAGAGAGAACAATAAAACCCCCCTTCCGCACCCAAACCTCCATTTTAACCAAACCCAAATGCACAGTAAACGCACAGAGCGAAAAATAA
- a CDS encoding IS1634 family transposase, with amino-acid sequence MTQQKAVIKNMDHLGLIAGMIDELKIKETIDDAIPSSSKSKNLSYGEATKAMILNGLGYVNKQLYLTPLFFKDKPLKRLFGRDVDSSWFNDDALGRTLDKLFEYGVSELYEKIASKAVKILNLRPSTIHLDSTSFHLDGKYPNQEMKRKGEKDYEPTPVFITQGYSRDHHPELNQVVLNLIVEHKAGIPAWMKPADGNQIDAEAFANIVKEHINSLRRRSANNTKTKVIADAALFSSKTMKEFKKNGMLFISRVPSKLKKAKEILRNHNEGEFIQLDENYQAIPYIVDYEGMRQKWVLYKSSYAKSKMDKTIKREYQEKEKQEMKLIEKLQRRRFFCEADAKEVLKEKTSKLECLTITEAKLISKPKYKTKGRPKSDAKPDYYEYYWVIDTKPNKGYIEQKQNQKSGLFILATNDMKLSEKELLDEYKSQQRIERGFRFLKSPEFLSDAMFLKNPKRIEAMLMIMTISLLVYAALEYRIRSELKNKNKTFPNQLGKPIQNPTARWVFENFFAIHLLILNNQEQIVGLEDKHRLILELLGGTYMGFYGINGGRGAE; translated from the coding sequence ATGACACAGCAAAAGGCAGTTATCAAGAACATGGATCACTTAGGACTGATAGCCGGTATGATAGATGAACTGAAGATTAAAGAAACCATAGATGATGCAATACCATCATCAAGTAAATCAAAGAACCTAAGCTACGGTGAAGCAACAAAGGCAATGATCCTTAACGGTCTTGGTTATGTCAACAAACAGCTCTACCTAACACCACTCTTTTTCAAGGATAAACCACTAAAGAGACTATTTGGAAGGGATGTTGATTCTTCATGGTTCAACGATGATGCACTGGGCAGAACATTAGATAAACTCTTTGAATACGGCGTAAGTGAGCTATATGAGAAGATAGCATCCAAAGCAGTTAAGATACTGAACCTTAGACCGTCAACCATACACTTAGACAGCACAAGCTTTCATCTTGATGGCAAATATCCTAACCAGGAGATGAAAAGAAAGGGAGAAAAAGACTATGAACCAACCCCAGTTTTTATCACACAGGGATACAGCAGAGACCACCACCCAGAGCTCAACCAGGTGGTGCTTAACCTCATAGTGGAGCACAAAGCAGGCATTCCTGCATGGATGAAACCAGCAGATGGCAATCAGATAGACGCAGAGGCATTTGCCAATATAGTGAAGGAGCATATCAACTCTTTAAGAAGAAGAAGTGCAAACAATACAAAAACAAAGGTAATAGCCGATGCTGCTCTCTTTAGCTCTAAAACAATGAAGGAGTTTAAAAAGAACGGTATGCTTTTCATCTCAAGGGTTCCATCAAAACTGAAGAAGGCAAAAGAGATACTCAGAAACCACAATGAAGGGGAATTTATCCAGCTTGATGAGAACTATCAAGCTATCCCATATATAGTAGATTATGAGGGAATGAGACAGAAATGGGTTCTGTATAAAAGCAGCTATGCTAAATCAAAAATGGATAAAACGATAAAGAGAGAGTATCAAGAAAAAGAAAAACAGGAAATGAAACTCATTGAGAAACTGCAGAGGAGAAGATTTTTCTGCGAAGCTGACGCAAAAGAGGTACTTAAAGAAAAAACAAGTAAGTTAGAGTGCCTAACCATAACAGAAGCTAAACTCATATCAAAGCCCAAATACAAGACAAAAGGAAGACCAAAATCGGATGCCAAACCGGATTACTATGAATACTACTGGGTTATAGATACCAAACCAAACAAAGGGTACATAGAACAGAAGCAGAACCAAAAGAGTGGTCTTTTTATCCTTGCAACCAATGACATGAAACTATCAGAAAAAGAACTGCTTGATGAGTACAAATCACAACAGAGGATAGAAAGGGGCTTTAGGTTTCTAAAATCACCGGAGTTTCTAAGTGATGCCATGTTTTTGAAAAATCCAAAACGCATTGAAGCAATGCTTATGATAATGACTATATCCTTACTTGTATATGCTGCCTTGGAATACAGAATAAGAAGTGAGCTTAAGAATAAAAACAAGACCTTTCCCAATCAGCTTGGGAAACCCATTCAGAACCCAACAGCAAGGTGGGTGTTTGAGAACTTCTTTGCCATACACCTACTTATTCTAAACAACCAAGAACAAATTGTTGGGTTGGAAGATAAGCATAGGCTAATACTGGAGCTGTTGGGTGGAACTTATATGGGGTTTTATGGTATAAATGGAGGGAGAGGTGCGGAATGA
- a CDS encoding GNAT family N-acetyltransferase: MINFELSVQDDLVSLRIVQSFIVESARVSGFEKEELDRFYLIAEEAFSYVLRLLKADKESRIIRIITRIDPKHFIVSFFDKGIPLPKADESNETEKLSLSLIQAYCDRLIWVNHGKEGKELRLLFNKPQKDITQYEMLFEQESEEEPSDEIYIEPLKPKNAYQVSRLIYKTYGYSYPNGDMYYPEVIEAMNKSKELISITAIDKKYGKVVGHYAIEKLSSKSVAELGQAAVDPAYRGKKLAKSMRKKLEELALDLKLKGIFSQPVTSHTGTQKINEEFGSKACGVSFGLVPKEFNYKKMEIKPLSERESCILYFKPLASEKRLVYLPEKHSAIMKKIYGNLDFETETPSKPLYDNESLIDSKYNAPWGFGTINVLSISKNLSKEIKSAFNRLRLSTQAEVVFLNIPLNDAPLDEHIDKIEEMGFFFCGVAPYILDGKDAVRFQYLNTLIDTDRIKVYGSFAKELFNYSVSMMKRVLW; encoded by the coding sequence ATGATAAACTTTGAATTATCAGTGCAGGATGATTTGGTCTCGTTGAGGATCGTTCAGTCCTTTATAGTTGAATCGGCCAGGGTCTCTGGCTTTGAGAAAGAGGAATTGGACCGATTCTACTTAATAGCCGAAGAGGCGTTTTCCTATGTCTTGAGGCTTCTAAAGGCCGACAAAGAAAGTAGAATAATAAGGATTATTACAAGGATAGATCCAAAACACTTCATAGTTTCATTTTTTGATAAGGGCATACCACTGCCCAAAGCCGATGAGTCAAACGAGACAGAAAAACTTAGCCTAAGCCTCATACAGGCTTACTGCGACAGGCTCATCTGGGTTAACCACGGCAAAGAGGGCAAGGAGCTAAGGCTTCTGTTTAACAAACCACAGAAGGATATAACCCAATACGAGATGTTATTCGAGCAAGAAAGTGAAGAAGAGCCGTCGGATGAGATTTATATTGAGCCATTAAAACCAAAAAATGCATATCAGGTTTCAAGGCTAATTTACAAAACCTACGGTTATAGCTATCCAAACGGCGATATGTATTACCCCGAAGTGATAGAGGCGATGAACAAGAGCAAGGAGCTTATCTCCATAACGGCCATTGACAAAAAATACGGCAAGGTTGTCGGGCATTATGCGATAGAGAAGCTATCAAGCAAATCGGTGGCCGAATTGGGGCAGGCGGCGGTTGACCCTGCATATAGGGGTAAGAAGCTTGCCAAAAGCATGCGCAAGAAATTGGAAGAATTAGCTTTAGATTTGAAGCTAAAGGGCATCTTTTCACAGCCTGTAACAAGCCATACAGGAACGCAGAAGATCAACGAGGAATTCGGCTCTAAGGCCTGCGGCGTGTCGTTTGGCTTGGTTCCAAAGGAGTTCAACTACAAGAAAATGGAGATAAAGCCTTTATCTGAGCGTGAAAGCTGCATCTTGTACTTTAAGCCGCTTGCATCTGAAAAAAGGCTTGTCTATCTACCCGAAAAACACAGCGCAATTATGAAAAAAATCTACGGCAACTTGGACTTTGAAACAGAAACACCGTCTAAGCCCTTATACGACAACGAAAGCCTTATAGACTCAAAATACAACGCACCGTGGGGATTTGGAACGATAAATGTCCTCAGCATAAGCAAAAACCTATCAAAGGAGATAAAAAGCGCCTTCAACCGCTTAAGACTCTCAACCCAGGCCGAGGTTGTATTTTTGAATATACCGCTAAACGATGCACCTTTGGATGAGCATATAGACAAAATTGAGGAGATGGGTTTTTTCTTCTGCGGCGTTGCCCCGTATATCTTAGACGGCAAGGATGCAGTTAGGTTTCAATATTTAAACACGCTGATAGACACAGACAGAATTAAGGTTTACGGCAGTTTTGCAAAAGAGCTGTTTAACTATTCTGTTTCTATGATGAAGAGGGTTTTGTGGTAA
- a CDS encoding IS3 family transposase, whose product MSKKHRKFSSEFKAKVVLELLEGDKSVSEIASKYGILPKSIHQWKKQFLENASLAFENAVPAKKYKEEIREKESQIEALSKALGQATIERDWVLKKLKSLGLKTKKSLVEPKLKNLSITRQTELLGMNRSTLYYKNKPEISEEDIEIMNAIDEIYTEFPYYGYRRIYHQLRRKGFDNVGKRRITRFMKIMGIRALYPKRKRFKTTELDKNTKAYPYLLNDIIPTKPNQVWVSDITYIRLCKGFAYLCVIMDLKSRAVLSHKLSPTMDDELVVRTIESAIEKYGRPDIFNSDQGSQYTSNRTIELLKKHNISISMDAKGRCFDNIHMERFFRSLKQENIYPSCYERFKDAKTGIDEYIHTYNSKRLHSAIGYKTPFEVYGCMSETKENIVA is encoded by the coding sequence GTGTCAAAGAAACACAGAAAGTTTTCTTCTGAGTTTAAGGCCAAAGTGGTCTTAGAGTTGTTGGAAGGTGACAAGAGTGTAAGTGAGATTGCATCCAAATACGGCATATTACCTAAATCCATACATCAGTGGAAGAAGCAGTTTTTGGAGAATGCATCCTTAGCCTTTGAGAATGCTGTCCCGGCAAAGAAGTATAAGGAAGAGATAAGAGAGAAGGAATCCCAAATTGAGGCTCTATCCAAAGCATTGGGTCAGGCTACCATAGAAAGGGACTGGGTATTAAAAAAATTAAAGAGCTTGGGCTTGAAGACTAAGAAGAGCCTGGTGGAGCCCAAGCTCAAAAACCTTTCAATCACCAGGCAAACAGAGCTTTTAGGGATGAACAGGTCTACACTGTATTACAAGAACAAGCCAGAGATTTCAGAAGAAGACATAGAAATCATGAATGCCATTGATGAGATATACACAGAGTTTCCATACTACGGATACAGAAGGATATACCACCAGTTGAGAAGAAAAGGCTTTGATAATGTGGGAAAGAGAAGAATAACAAGGTTCATGAAGATTATGGGCATAAGGGCTTTATATCCCAAAAGGAAGAGATTTAAAACAACAGAATTGGATAAGAACACAAAGGCCTATCCATATCTGCTAAACGACATAATACCCACAAAGCCCAATCAGGTATGGGTCTCAGATATCACATACATCAGGCTCTGTAAGGGCTTTGCCTATCTGTGCGTCATAATGGACCTAAAATCAAGGGCTGTATTATCACACAAACTATCACCAACAATGGATGATGAACTTGTTGTAAGGACTATAGAATCTGCTATAGAAAAATACGGAAGACCCGATATCTTCAACTCTGACCAGGGGAGCCAATACACCTCAAACAGGACAATAGAGCTTCTAAAGAAACACAACATATCCATATCCATGGATGCCAAGGGCAGGTGTTTTGACAACATACACATGGAGAGGTTCTTCAGAAGCTTAAAACAGGAGAATATCTATCCAAGCTGCTATGAGAGATTCAAAGACGCAAAAACTGGAATAGATGAATACATACACACCTACAATAGCAAGAGATTACACTCTGCTATTGGATATAAGACGCCTTTTGAGGTATATGGGTGTATGTCAGAAACAAAAGAAAACATAGTTGCTTGA
- a CDS encoding LuxE/PaaK family acyltransferase: MKWIDKLFEIEDAFCDTKECNDIFFNAMKEAFGFHYKNSEIYRNICEQENFSFDSIGSIDELYKLPHIIVDAFKWYDLLSIDKSQVVATFTSSGTSGQKSHISWDEASKNRQSKMRENIVKSYGLVSKKPVNYLIFAYSPRVSQGKGAAYAHQMYSTFAPENEKFFAIDADENSNAKFFLDKTIEKLKEFAKNSMPLRIIGFPAFIYEALLKMKSDGLKLNFNKESLIIIAGGWKTAQNRAIPFDEFAELTNEFLSIDKSRIVDIYGFVEHGVPYMTCSKHHFHIPIYSKVFIRKPGTLEVLGENERGLLQVLSPYNYAQPAISVLSTDYAVLNSNCPCGITRQYIELKGRAGVKKHEGCAISATELLKAKKR; the protein is encoded by the coding sequence ATGAAGTGGATTGATAAACTGTTTGAAATTGAGGATGCCTTCTGCGACACAAAGGAGTGTAACGACATATTCTTCAATGCAATGAAGGAGGCTTTTGGGTTTCACTATAAAAACAGCGAGATTTACAGAAACATCTGCGAGCAGGAAAATTTTAGCTTTGACTCTATAGGCTCAATAGATGAGCTTTACAAGCTGCCCCACATTATTGTCGATGCTTTTAAGTGGTATGATTTGCTCTCTATCGACAAATCGCAGGTGGTTGCGACATTTACATCAAGCGGAACAAGCGGACAGAAAAGCCATATCTCTTGGGATGAGGCATCAAAGAACAGGCAGAGCAAGATGAGGGAAAACATTGTAAAAAGCTATGGGCTTGTGAGTAAAAAGCCCGTGAATTACTTGATTTTTGCCTATTCGCCAAGGGTTTCTCAAGGCAAGGGTGCAGCCTATGCCCATCAGATGTATTCAACATTTGCACCGGAAAACGAAAAGTTCTTTGCCATAGATGCCGATGAAAATTCAAATGCAAAGTTTTTTCTGGATAAAACCATTGAAAAATTGAAAGAATTTGCAAAAAACTCAATGCCTTTAAGGATTATTGGGTTTCCCGCTTTTATCTATGAGGCGCTGCTTAAGATGAAAAGCGACGGATTGAAATTGAACTTCAACAAAGAAAGCCTGATTATCATAGCAGGCGGCTGGAAGACAGCACAAAATAGGGCTATTCCCTTTGATGAGTTTGCCGAACTTACAAATGAGTTTTTGTCGATTGATAAATCAAGAATAGTGGATATTTACGGTTTTGTGGAGCACGGCGTTCCTTATATGACATGCTCAAAGCACCACTTTCATATTCCGATTTACTCAAAGGTGTTTATCAGAAAACCGGGGACTTTAGAGGTTTTGGGCGAAAATGAAAGAGGGCTTTTGCAGGTTTTATCGCCTTACAATTACGCTCAGCCTGCGATATCCGTTTTATCGACCGACTATGCAGTGCTGAATTCCAACTGCCCATGTGGAATAACTCGTCAATATATCGAGTTAAAGGGCAGGGCTGGTGTGAAAAAACATGAGGGATGCGCAATCAGTGCAACAGAACTTTTAAAGGCAAAAAAGAGGTAG
- a CDS encoding restriction endonuclease subunit S: protein MSEKIPEGWKKVKLGEVLNFGNGKVRPKTMGNIPIYGGNGILGYCDKYNYEGETIIIGRVGAYCGSVYFEDRPIWISDNALAAKSKAGNNAKFIYYFLKNLDLNQFALGSSHPLITQTLLNSIEVEICMDIKEQKAIAGVLSSLDNKIDLLHRQNKTLEQMAEILFRQWFIEPCKNGLPEGWKEKTFIDFIEKTLGGDWGKEKIENDYTPHSAPLPPFIP, encoded by the coding sequence ATGAGTGAGAAAATACCTGAAGGGTGGAAAAAGGTAAAGTTAGGGGAAGTTTTGAATTTTGGTAATGGTAAAGTGCGCCCAAAGACAATGGGTAATATCCCAATATATGGAGGAAATGGTATATTAGGATATTGCGATAAGTATAATTATGAAGGAGAAACAATCATTATTGGTCGGGTTGGTGCTTATTGTGGGTCAGTTTATTTTGAAGATAGACCAATTTGGATTTCTGATAATGCTCTTGCTGCAAAATCAAAAGCTGGAAATAATGCTAAGTTCATATATTATTTCTTAAAAAATTTAGATTTAAATCAATTTGCATTAGGATCAAGCCATCCACTAATTACTCAAACACTATTAAACTCAATTGAGGTTGAAATTTGCATGGATATAAAAGAGCAAAAGGCGATTGCAGGAGTCCTTTCGTCTCTTGATAATAAAATAGACCTGCTCCACCGCCAGAACAAAACATTAGAACAAATGGCAGAAATACTTTTTAGACAGTGGTTTATAGAACCTTGTAAAAATGGATTACCTGAAGGTTGGAAAGAAAAAACTTTTATTGATTTTATAGAAAAAACTTTGGGTGGAGATTGGGGGAAAGAAAAAATAGAAAATGATTATACCCCTCATTCCGCACCTCTCCCTCCATTTATACCATAA
- a CDS encoding phenylacetate--CoA ligase family protein, with product MIFEYYDFNKQLEKAIDIFNAAKSKSGYFKEKYKGLGEIKSYEDWLKIPFLSRDEIRNNAYPNTKAMLTVDIEDMIIVSTGGTSGVARFSSLTHDEWDKFAFVQANALKVLGVNKKDIVANLFVAGNMWPSFLGGHEIIKEIGAVHLPISAITDFDKLIYYFELFKPTVILSIPSLLIYFADTLLKKGKKFDSVRMIQFAGENLSDNARKLLKEAFGDVGLRAAGYSSADCGLMGYQCKRCAASEYHIPTDFQFIEIYDFEKDKPCDVGELGEVVVTNLGRISSPVIRYRIGDMGYIKKESCSCGDKNPLIVLKGRAGEDFKFGGAYVSMGQIEKCFSEFISKDGISANYQVIIDEIDDGKTSFILRIESSEPQNSKKYADLIKENLKNEIPLFKEAVDVEFIKVFEVEFVELGSSERSPITGKVKRLIDKRFGS from the coding sequence ATGATTTTTGAGTATTACGATTTTAACAAGCAGCTTGAAAAGGCAATAGATATATTCAATGCAGCAAAAAGCAAAAGCGGGTATTTTAAGGAAAAATACAAAGGATTGGGCGAGATTAAAAGCTATGAGGATTGGCTGAAGATTCCTTTTCTTAGCCGTGATGAGATAAGAAACAACGCCTATCCCAACACAAAAGCGATGCTCACAGTGGATATTGAGGATATGATTATCGTATCAACAGGCGGCACAAGCGGTGTTGCCCGCTTCAGCAGTCTTACGCACGATGAGTGGGATAAATTTGCTTTTGTTCAGGCAAATGCCTTAAAGGTACTCGGAGTAAATAAAAAAGACATTGTTGCAAACTTGTTTGTGGCTGGCAATATGTGGCCATCGTTTCTTGGCGGTCATGAAATCATAAAAGAGATAGGTGCTGTGCATCTGCCCATATCGGCAATAACCGATTTTGATAAGCTGATTTATTACTTTGAGCTGTTTAAACCAACTGTAATTTTGAGTATTCCAAGCCTTTTGATTTACTTTGCAGACACGCTTTTGAAAAAGGGTAAAAAATTTGACAGTGTCAGAATGATTCAGTTTGCAGGTGAAAACTTAAGCGACAACGCAAGAAAACTGCTTAAAGAGGCATTTGGTGATGTTGGATTAAGGGCTGCCGGTTATTCAAGCGCAGACTGCGGTCTTATGGGGTATCAGTGCAAGAGGTGTGCAGCAAGCGAATACCACATACCGACCGATTTTCAATTCATAGAGATTTATGACTTTGAAAAGGATAAACCGTGCGATGTCGGAGAGTTGGGAGAGGTCGTTGTTACCAATCTGGGCAGAATATCATCTCCTGTTATACGCTATCGAATCGGAGATATGGGCTATATAAAAAAGGAAAGCTGCTCCTGCGGTGATAAAAATCCGCTTATTGTCCTAAAAGGCAGGGCTGGTGAGGATTTTAAATTTGGCGGCGCCTATGTTTCGATGGGTCAGATTGAAAAGTGCTTCTCTGAGTTTATCTCAAAAGACGGGATAAGCGCAAACTATCAGGTGATAATCGACGAAATAGACGATGGAAAGACGAGTTTCATTTTAAGGATAGAGTCATCAGAGCCTCAAAACAGCAAAAAGTATGCTGATTTGATTAAAGAGAACCTAAAAAATGAGATTCCGCTGTTTAAAGAAGCGGTCGATGTTGAGTTTATAAAGGTTTTTGAGGTTGAGTTTGTCGAATTAGGAAGCTCAGAAAGAAGCCCCATAACGGGCAAAGTTAAGCGTTTGATAGACAAGAGATTTGGGAGTTAG